The Cohnella abietis genome has a segment encoding these proteins:
- a CDS encoding electron transfer flavoprotein subunit beta/FixA family protein, giving the protein MLHIVACIKQVPDTKIIKMNPKTNTMDRSSAPAILNPYDAHAVEEAVRLRARYGGIVSVLTMGPPPAVKAIRKCIEIGADEGYMITDRAFAGADTLATSYTLTKALEKIGEITPIDLIVCGKMTIDGDTGQVGPGIARRLDMPPLTSVNKVTELNKAEGYAIVHRKLEDGYEVIRSTLPCLISVEKEINEVPYSSLPNMLRAARYQPHIWSVSDLKDIDKTQLGLKGSPTIVSSVWAPKKPQGGQLLEGEPNEQIRQLLAVMLEHKELFGATAGGGVS; this is encoded by the coding sequence ATGCTGCATATTGTCGCTTGTATTAAGCAGGTGCCGGACACGAAGATCATTAAGATGAACCCGAAAACAAATACAATGGATCGGTCCAGTGCACCAGCAATACTGAATCCGTACGATGCACACGCGGTGGAGGAAGCGGTTAGGCTAAGAGCGCGTTATGGCGGAATCGTATCTGTTCTTACGATGGGTCCTCCCCCGGCAGTAAAAGCCATTCGAAAATGCATCGAGATTGGTGCAGACGAAGGTTATATGATTACGGATCGCGCTTTTGCGGGAGCAGATACGCTAGCGACTAGCTATACGTTAACGAAAGCACTAGAAAAGATCGGGGAGATCACTCCAATCGACCTGATCGTATGCGGCAAAATGACAATAGACGGTGATACAGGTCAAGTCGGTCCGGGAATTGCACGAAGATTGGATATGCCACCACTAACCTCGGTTAATAAGGTTACAGAGCTGAACAAAGCGGAGGGCTATGCGATTGTTCATCGAAAGCTGGAGGATGGATATGAGGTTATTCGTTCGACGCTACCTTGCTTGATCTCGGTTGAAAAGGAAATTAACGAGGTTCCTTATTCCTCGCTTCCTAATATGCTGAGGGCTGCTCGTTATCAGCCACATATCTGGTCGGTGAGCGATCTGAAAGACATCGACAAAACACAGCTCGGACTTAAAGGTTCACCTACAATAGTTAGCTCGGTATGGGCACCGAAGAAGCCTCAAGGTGGTCAATTGCTAGAGGGTGAGCCAAATGAGCAAATTCGCCAGCTGCTTGCCGTCATGCTAGAGCATAAAGAGTTGTTCGGTGCTACAGCTGGAGGTGGAGTCTCTTGA
- a CDS encoding electron transfer flavoprotein subunit alpha/FixB family protein has product MNMEDYRGVWVFIEEKDGIVAPVSLELLGAGKWLAEKRKTELAGVLIGENVQELAQTVVEYGADKVYVYDDPIYRFYRTESYMKAMLACVEKYKPEILLYGATSTGKDLASAVATDLPTGLTADTTQLDVEEDTGLLLASRPAFGGNIMATILCKKYRPQMATVRPKVMKALSRNNGATGEFIHESIPIKEEDIRTKVLEIVQTTTQRIRIDEADIIVAGGKGLGGPLGFQVIHQLANTLGAVVGASRDVVEAGWIGHHHQVGQTGATVTPKIYFAIGISGAIQHIVGMQNSGLIIAINKDPAAAIFQAAHYGIVGDALTIVPMITEAFKIALGREGEVDARKV; this is encoded by the coding sequence TTGAATATGGAGGATTATCGCGGGGTTTGGGTTTTTATTGAGGAGAAGGACGGAATTGTAGCTCCTGTATCGCTTGAGTTGCTTGGTGCAGGTAAATGGTTAGCCGAAAAAAGAAAAACAGAGCTTGCCGGTGTATTAATCGGAGAAAATGTTCAGGAGCTAGCACAGACGGTAGTCGAATATGGAGCAGACAAGGTTTATGTATACGATGATCCGATATATCGTTTCTACCGCACGGAAAGCTATATGAAAGCGATGCTCGCTTGTGTGGAAAAGTATAAACCAGAAATTTTACTCTATGGAGCTACCTCTACGGGCAAGGATTTAGCGAGCGCAGTGGCAACGGATCTTCCAACAGGGCTCACGGCAGATACAACACAGCTCGATGTTGAGGAGGATACTGGCTTATTATTAGCGAGTCGACCGGCTTTTGGCGGCAACATTATGGCAACGATATTGTGTAAGAAATATCGTCCACAGATGGCGACTGTTCGACCGAAAGTTATGAAAGCGCTGTCTCGAAATAACGGAGCCACTGGGGAATTCATTCATGAGAGTATCCCCATTAAGGAAGAGGACATCCGCACGAAGGTACTGGAAATCGTCCAGACAACGACGCAGCGAATACGTATAGATGAAGCCGACATTATCGTAGCAGGAGGCAAAGGATTGGGTGGGCCCCTAGGCTTTCAGGTTATTCATCAATTGGCAAACACACTAGGAGCGGTGGTGGGAGCTAGTAGGGATGTAGTGGAGGCTGGCTGGATCGGTCATCATCATCAAGTGGGGCAGACAGGGGCTACCGTAACTCCTAAGATTTATTTTGCTATAGGTATATCGGGCGCCATTCAGCATATCGTGGGGATGCAGAACTCCGGACTTATTATCGCAATCAACAAGGATCCCGCTGCTGCCATTTTCCAAGCTGCACATTATGGAATCGTAGGCGACGCGCTAACTATCGTACCTATGATAACCGAAGCTTTCAAAATTGCTTTAGGAAGAGAGGGAGAGGTCGATGCCAGAAAAGTTTGA
- a CDS encoding FAD-dependent oxidoreductase, translating into MPEKFDAIVVGAGPAGIACAYELAKAGVSVLLIERGEYPGSKNVMGGVLYRKMMEEIVPDFHKEAPLERPIVEQRFMMMDKASAITFCYKGMEWAEEPFNNFTVLRAKFDQWFASKAVEKGALLVNETVVLECIVEDGKVVGVRTDRPDGELRADVVVLADGVNSLLAKSLGFHKEFRPDEVALATMEVLKLDKKIIEDRFNLEEGQGCTIELFGDATKGILGTGFLYTNKDTLSIGVGTLLSGLIKHKIKPYELMEYVKTHPMIRPYIQGAEPQEYLAHLIPEGGYHSIPKVVGAGVLVVGDAAQLVNAIHREGSNMAMTSGRLAAETIVAAREREDFSESSLDEYRQRLMGSFVGKDMKKYKDATHHFDKFPQYFDQYIPMMNKAASQMLTVDGASKREKQKKIWRDIGPVKQKFKIARDLFRAWKVMK; encoded by the coding sequence ATGCCAGAAAAGTTTGATGCTATCGTCGTAGGTGCGGGACCAGCTGGAATAGCCTGTGCATACGAGCTCGCTAAAGCAGGGGTTAGCGTATTGCTAATTGAAAGGGGAGAATATCCCGGATCTAAGAATGTAATGGGAGGTGTACTCTATCGCAAAATGATGGAGGAAATCGTGCCAGATTTCCATAAGGAGGCACCGCTTGAGCGCCCGATTGTGGAGCAAAGGTTTATGATGATGGATAAGGCATCAGCGATTACTTTCTGTTACAAAGGGATGGAGTGGGCAGAGGAGCCTTTTAACAATTTTACGGTGCTTCGAGCGAAATTTGATCAATGGTTTGCCTCCAAAGCGGTTGAAAAAGGGGCCTTACTCGTAAACGAGACGGTCGTATTGGAATGCATAGTGGAGGATGGGAAGGTTGTTGGGGTAAGAACGGATCGCCCAGATGGAGAGCTCCGAGCAGATGTTGTTGTGCTAGCAGATGGAGTTAATTCGTTGTTAGCCAAATCTCTCGGATTCCATAAGGAGTTCAGACCTGACGAGGTGGCACTAGCCACGATGGAGGTTCTGAAGCTAGATAAGAAAATTATTGAGGATCGTTTTAATCTGGAGGAAGGCCAAGGCTGTACGATCGAGCTGTTCGGAGATGCAACGAAGGGCATTCTTGGTACCGGGTTTCTGTATACCAATAAAGATACGCTAAGTATTGGTGTTGGAACGTTACTTTCCGGGCTGATTAAGCATAAGATAAAGCCTTACGAGCTAATGGAGTATGTCAAAACACATCCGATGATCCGTCCCTACATTCAAGGTGCTGAACCCCAAGAGTATCTTGCTCATCTTATACCGGAAGGGGGCTATCATTCTATACCGAAGGTAGTCGGCGCGGGAGTGTTAGTTGTCGGAGATGCGGCGCAGCTCGTAAATGCCATTCATCGCGAGGGCTCCAACATGGCGATGACCTCAGGCCGATTGGCTGCGGAGACAATTGTAGCTGCACGGGAGCGAGAGGATTTCTCCGAATCATCGCTAGATGAGTATCGTCAGCGGCTTATGGGCAGCTTTGTCGGCAAGGATATGAAGAAATACAAGGATGCTACTCATCATTTTGACAAATTCCCGCAATACTTCGACCAATACATTCCGATGATGAACAAGGCTGCCAGCCAGATGCTTACAGTAGATGGAGCTTCCAAACGGGAGAAGCAGAAGAAAATATGGCGGGATATTGGTCCAGTAAAGCAGAAATTCAAGATTGCCCGTGATCTGTTTCGGGCATGGAAGGTGATGAAGTAA
- a CDS encoding ferredoxin family protein: protein MSEPQPASDPKASIEEKQYLLRFNADTQSHLHVMDADVCMTSCPDKICTIFCPAEVYKWEEIRMHVGYEGCHECGSCRIGCPHQNIKWVYPKGGHGIVFRLG, encoded by the coding sequence ATGAGTGAGCCGCAGCCAGCCTCTGACCCAAAGGCTAGCATTGAGGAAAAACAATATTTGCTTCGTTTTAACGCGGATACGCAATCTCACCTGCATGTGATGGACGCGGATGTTTGTATGACCAGCTGTCCGGACAAAATATGCACAATATTTTGCCCGGCTGAGGTGTACAAATGGGAGGAAATCCGCATGCATGTCGGTTATGAGGGCTGTCATGAATGCGGGAGCTGCCGGATTGGATGTCCACATCAAAATATTAAGTGGGTGTATCCAAAGGGTGGGCATGGTATCGTCTTTCGACTCGGGTGA
- a CDS encoding zinc ribbon domain-containing protein — MQCTQCGQINQSAKFCVKCGANLQAQATSEVASASEAASNHYQPPAQPFTFQQSPIQPTNHQQHTTHQQPARPNQQLEQAKQVSKQYLSYFLEVLKNPIRTGQNSTDGHMINGIITLILFSLILPLIGYIQLRSRVSRYGFGLADHISFGEVVIKNFFILFIIIMLINSVIFLVLKAGTTAVNYREVTARFGTLMIPAVAFFLIALIFSWLSDGSYVLLLSIGLGMLSWFVAVCFVIYSFKKDQTSGLDAFYGVIITYVVTFYLIKQLGDVIFNTLSGSTGSFFNF, encoded by the coding sequence GTGCAATGTACCCAATGCGGTCAGATCAATCAGTCAGCAAAATTTTGTGTGAAATGCGGTGCTAATTTACAAGCACAAGCAACATCGGAGGTAGCCTCAGCATCGGAAGCTGCAAGTAACCATTACCAACCTCCTGCACAACCATTTACCTTTCAGCAATCACCTATTCAACCAACTAATCATCAGCAACATACGACCCATCAGCAACCAGCGCGCCCTAACCAGCAGCTCGAGCAGGCGAAGCAAGTGAGCAAACAATATCTCTCTTATTTTCTTGAGGTATTGAAAAACCCAATCAGAACGGGACAAAACTCAACTGATGGGCACATGATCAATGGGATAATCACCCTTATATTATTTTCTCTTATTCTACCTTTGATTGGTTATATTCAATTGCGCTCAAGGGTGTCACGTTACGGTTTCGGATTAGCTGATCATATTTCATTCGGGGAAGTCGTAATTAAGAACTTTTTCATCCTATTTATTATCATCATGCTTATTAACTCTGTTATATTTCTAGTGCTTAAAGCTGGAACCACAGCTGTTAATTACCGGGAAGTGACCGCTAGATTCGGAACGCTCATGATTCCTGCTGTTGCCTTCTTCTTAATTGCCCTCATATTTTCATGGTTGAGTGATGGCTCTTATGTGCTATTGTTATCTATCGGTCTGGGAATGTTATCTTGGTTCGTTGCCGTATGTTTCGTCATTTACAGCTTTAAGAAGGATCAAACAAGCGGACTGGATGCTTTCTATGGCGTCATCATTACCTATGTTGTGACTTTTTATCTTATTAAACAGCTGGGAGACGTTATCTTTAATACTCTATCTGGGAGCACAGGAAGCTTCTTTAATTTCTAG